The Pedobacter cryoconitis genome has a window encoding:
- a CDS encoding non-ribosomal peptide synthetase, translated as MNTLITKLRGLQIALNVVDGKLKINAPKGVVTPEILADIQQNKDELIQFITNLYQKEELQVISPAVEKTYYKLSSAQKRMYFLYDLEKESTAYNMPQSIKMTGEPDMIRLQTAFERLVQRHESLRTIFVIVDEEPYQQIIASPVVNVACFHAIDEAETAAVIQNFVCPFDLSRAPLIRLGVISNTADEYMLLVDMHHIISDGLSNEILLEEFYALYEGKVLAPLKLQYKDYAEWQNSEQQQFAIAQQGKYWLSLLQHNLPVLDLPSDFQRVTRSGEEGGLISTYLTAEQYTGVQAFCVKCNITASMLFYSLFSILLSKLSGQEELILGLSAAGRNHPDLEKIIGLFVNSLPLKSSPAHDKTIEEFISEVRTATLQAYDNQYFQFDDLVNKLNIKREDGRNPMFDVMLNMVGRADQEIDFLNQPAGTYSHLSSAKRFDLTLNIFEYNNTANLQLQYDAGLFLAETAEAMLKQLVHLISALDSLEGKKISAISIESESRIQEIRAELNNYTTLNENNLVPASYHQERMWFIDRFESGYLYEAGPVYHNIPLIVSIGGALNAALLEKSIQTVINQYAILQTNIINIDEAAFQQVRNDYTLNLSIKELSDVQSATAYIHELINIPFELDQFLVRASLVKMTAHDFKLVLVFHHVIADSYTVSALVEEIFATYQVMVKGTFVPKENVSLSYQGFSLWQKEKLSAMEPYLLAYWKIQLAGKLKALELPLDRPRAAIHTYTADALPVTLSPELCAKLITYERQSGVAMNLLLMAAFKILLKKYAQQDEIIIGTSFHNRGQEILETTMGPVANLIVLKSVIASDTCFNQYLAELGITYSDGLKYGEMPFDKLVKELAPEKDMSRTALFDVLFQYETFEPLQAEGLELNVETTNLGLGKYDLNLFLQQNEAQIAGQLVFNLDYFEPSKMIRFVTHYETLLNNLLATPDARFSTIEFLTETEKEIVLKAYDYTAVAHPAEKTLIDLFNEQVLKSPDQFALKFADQTMTYRELDRESTRLAYLLQQSGVKANDIIGLLTDRSFETITGMLAILKSGGAYLPIDIDYPSERINYLIKDSGTKIVLTSKTTSAAIENAALLSFIYFEEVAALPEDLVCPVYQNDPCDLCYIIYTSGTTGNPKGVMIEHRNVVRLLFNEQFQFDFGSSDIWTMFHSHCFDFSVWEIYGALLFGGQLVIIPKQLSANTAAYLQILKDEKVTILNQTPGAFYNLVQEEEACITKELNLRYVIFGGEALSPGKLKSWHEQYPAVKLINMFGITETTVHVTYKEIGAFEIQHNISNIGTPIPTLSVYIFDENQRLLPQGVIGELYVGGAGVARGYLGRDELNAVKFITNPYRPEERLYRSGDLVRALENGELEYMGRNDDQVKIRGFRIELDEIAFQLSEYDQIKKSTVVVGEREGEKYIAAYYVSADEIPVSELRCFLLDRLPDYMMPAYFISMDHIPLTGNGKVDKKALPSVNGSIVHAYEGASNAVEADLQSIWAAVLKLDQEAISVTRSFFELGGHSLKAAVLVNRISKELGVQLKLKDIFRSQTIREMSLLINSSVQPVPAGIPTALAKACYVLSAAQKRMYFLYQLDKNSVAYNMPQFIRMEGELDTIRLRKALKALVERHESLRTVFGMEQDEPVQYILKESNFELVHTITREVTTRLADFVKPFNLESGPLLRAELISIGNTEHVLAIDMHHIVTDGVSNGLLVHDFMQLYQGLNLTSLNIQYKDYAEWQQSEARQHVLATQKEFWLAAYAAETNQLNLPSDYPRPQVKQHDGDCISFTLDHGITSGLQQLGSTEGATMYMILLSFYNILLGKLGNTADVVVGSPVAGREHADLEGIMGMFANTLALRSYPEGTKTYRDYLSEVKQVALQCFDNQGYQYEDLVSSLKIDRDTSRNPLFDVMFSYDNFENEGLELPGLKISQLSGVHHISKFDLTLSARQGDGMLHLQFDYSTALYSRERISRYAAYFQRIAAAVLADTNTTLSAINLLSKAEEKEQLEVFNNTTVPYPQDKTLIDLFEAQVARTPDHIALRCASGTLSYKEFNKKADQFASYLKAVAHIKPGELVGILLEREEYLMLSIYGILKAGAAYVPIDPHSPADRINTIISVSGISALVSRSRYYQNKDLVIAGMLIDLDNCEETIHTQSIVKITAPRSTDLAYVIYTSGSTGVPKGVMVEHHSVVNRLVWMQKMYPINETDVLLQKTPVVFDVSVWELFWWSFTGASLCLLRPGAEKEPEELISEIAANKITVLHFVPPMLQAFLMFLERDPMLKAVAGVDKVFASGEALKPEQVQAFKKTMYSAHNSRLINMYGPTEATVEVSYHEIDFEAANTIIPIGKPIDNIRLYIVDQYNKLVPKGVNGELCIAGAGLARGYLNSEELTAQKFIANPWEPGERLYKTGDVAYWLETGEIAYTGRIDFQVKLRGYRIDCGEIESHLQNYPGLQEPIVLLKEDGDTKYLAAYYVAPSEIAEEALTNFLSEKIPAYMIPAHYVQLDKLPLTTSGKVDRKALPDPQLHLKITYIKPINQIQRDLVSIWSEVLNKNTADISANANFFDLGGNSLSLMKLVNRINQHFDANLTVANMFRYPVISLIAEFLSVPDIQFGAIEADIQDDLDQMNEVIGLLNHN; from the coding sequence ATGAATACGTTAATCACAAAATTAAGAGGTTTGCAGATTGCATTGAATGTGGTAGATGGCAAGCTTAAAATTAATGCTCCCAAAGGGGTCGTTACGCCGGAGATTCTTGCAGACATTCAGCAAAATAAAGACGAGCTGATCCAATTCATTACTAACCTATATCAAAAAGAAGAGCTCCAGGTGATCAGCCCTGCTGTAGAAAAGACTTATTATAAGTTATCATCTGCGCAGAAAAGAATGTACTTTTTGTACGATCTGGAGAAAGAATCGACTGCCTATAATATGCCGCAGTCTATCAAAATGACTGGCGAGCCTGATATGATCAGACTACAAACAGCATTTGAACGCCTGGTGCAAAGACATGAAAGCCTGCGTACCATTTTCGTGATTGTGGACGAAGAACCTTATCAGCAGATCATAGCAAGTCCGGTTGTGAATGTCGCCTGTTTTCACGCCATAGATGAAGCAGAAACTGCGGCCGTTATTCAGAACTTTGTTTGTCCTTTTGACTTATCACGTGCGCCGCTGATCCGCCTTGGCGTAATCAGTAATACCGCAGATGAATATATGCTGCTGGTAGATATGCATCATATTATTTCGGACGGCTTATCCAATGAGATTTTACTGGAAGAATTTTATGCGCTGTATGAAGGCAAAGTATTGGCTCCGCTGAAATTACAGTATAAAGATTATGCAGAATGGCAGAATTCTGAGCAACAACAATTCGCTATTGCCCAACAAGGCAAATATTGGTTGAGCTTGTTGCAGCATAATTTACCTGTGCTGGATCTACCCTCAGATTTTCAGCGTGTAACACGCTCCGGTGAAGAAGGAGGCTTAATCAGTACTTATTTAACTGCTGAACAGTACACTGGTGTACAAGCATTTTGTGTAAAATGTAATATCACGGCAAGCATGCTTTTTTATAGCCTGTTCAGTATCCTGTTATCAAAACTAAGCGGACAGGAAGAACTTATATTAGGATTGTCGGCAGCTGGCAGAAATCATCCTGATCTGGAAAAGATTATTGGGTTATTTGTCAATTCGCTGCCTTTGAAAAGTTCTCCTGCTCACGATAAAACAATAGAAGAATTTATCTCAGAAGTAAGGACTGCAACCTTGCAGGCTTACGATAATCAATATTTTCAATTTGATGATTTAGTCAATAAGCTGAATATAAAACGTGAAGATGGACGTAACCCGATGTTCGATGTGATGTTGAATATGGTAGGAAGAGCTGATCAGGAAATTGATTTCTTAAATCAGCCTGCCGGTACTTATTCGCATTTATCCTCTGCTAAAAGATTCGACCTGACACTGAATATTTTTGAATATAACAATACAGCAAACTTACAGTTGCAATACGATGCAGGGCTATTTTTAGCGGAGACCGCAGAGGCCATGCTGAAACAACTGGTTCACCTGATTTCCGCATTGGATAGTTTGGAAGGAAAGAAAATCTCGGCGATAAGTATTGAAAGTGAAAGCAGGATACAAGAGATCAGAGCTGAACTAAATAATTATACCACCTTAAATGAGAATAACCTGGTTCCGGCATCTTATCATCAGGAAAGAATGTGGTTTATTGACCGCTTTGAATCCGGATATCTGTATGAGGCTGGCCCCGTTTATCATAATATTCCCCTGATCGTTAGTATCGGCGGAGCGCTGAATGCAGCGTTACTTGAAAAAAGTATACAGACTGTTATCAATCAATATGCTATACTTCAAACAAATATTATCAATATTGATGAAGCCGCATTTCAGCAGGTACGCAACGATTATACCCTTAACTTATCCATCAAAGAGCTGTCTGATGTACAATCGGCAACAGCTTATATCCATGAATTGATCAATATCCCTTTTGAGCTTGATCAGTTTCTTGTCCGGGCATCTTTAGTGAAAATGACAGCTCACGACTTTAAGCTGGTCCTGGTTTTCCACCATGTCATTGCAGATAGTTATACTGTATCTGCGCTGGTTGAAGAAATATTTGCCACTTACCAGGTTATGGTTAAAGGGACTTTTGTACCTAAAGAAAACGTCAGCCTATCCTACCAGGGCTTTTCATTATGGCAGAAAGAGAAGTTATCCGCAATGGAACCTTACCTGTTAGCTTATTGGAAGATTCAGCTTGCAGGTAAATTAAAAGCATTGGAATTGCCTTTAGATCGTCCAAGAGCAGCCATTCATACTTATACTGCGGATGCCCTTCCAGTAACACTTTCACCAGAGCTTTGTGCAAAGCTGATAACTTATGAACGCCAGAGTGGTGTTGCAATGAATTTGCTGTTAATGGCTGCCTTCAAAATACTATTGAAGAAATATGCACAACAGGATGAAATTATCATCGGAACAAGTTTCCATAACAGAGGGCAGGAAATATTGGAAACAACTATGGGGCCGGTTGCGAATTTGATCGTACTTAAAAGTGTGATCGCTTCTGATACCTGCTTTAACCAGTATTTAGCTGAACTCGGCATCACTTATTCAGATGGACTGAAATACGGTGAAATGCCATTCGACAAACTGGTTAAGGAATTAGCTCCTGAAAAAGACATGAGCAGAACAGCGCTGTTTGATGTTTTGTTCCAATATGAAACCTTTGAGCCTCTTCAGGCCGAAGGACTTGAACTTAACGTGGAAACGACCAATTTAGGTTTAGGAAAATATGATCTGAATTTGTTTTTACAACAAAACGAAGCTCAGATAGCTGGTCAGCTGGTCTTTAACCTTGATTATTTCGAACCTTCAAAAATGATCAGGTTCGTAACGCATTACGAAACGCTGCTCAACAACTTATTAGCTACCCCTGATGCCCGGTTTTCTACTATTGAATTTTTGACGGAAACGGAAAAAGAAATAGTATTAAAAGCGTATGATTACACTGCTGTAGCACATCCGGCTGAAAAAACACTGATAGATTTATTCAATGAGCAGGTGCTAAAATCGCCAGATCAGTTTGCACTGAAATTTGCGGATCAGACGATGACTTACCGGGAACTGGATCGTGAATCTACCCGTCTGGCTTATTTATTACAGCAAAGTGGAGTAAAAGCGAATGACATCATTGGTTTATTAACTGACCGTTCTTTTGAAACCATCACCGGTATGCTGGCTATTCTTAAATCGGGAGGCGCTTACTTACCAATTGATATTGATTATCCGTCAGAAAGAATAAACTATCTGATTAAAGATAGTGGGACAAAAATTGTCTTAACCTCGAAAACCACTTCGGCAGCAATAGAAAATGCAGCCTTACTAAGCTTCATTTATTTTGAAGAGGTGGCTGCTTTGCCTGAAGATCTTGTTTGCCCGGTTTATCAGAATGATCCTTGTGATTTATGCTATATCATTTATACTTCCGGAACAACAGGAAATCCTAAAGGGGTAATGATTGAACACCGGAATGTAGTCCGTTTATTGTTTAATGAACAATTCCAGTTTGACTTCGGGTCTTCAGATATCTGGACCATGTTCCATAGCCACTGCTTTGACTTTAGTGTCTGGGAAATCTATGGTGCATTGTTATTTGGCGGTCAGCTGGTCATCATCCCTAAACAGCTATCGGCAAATACTGCTGCTTATCTCCAGATTTTAAAGGATGAAAAAGTGACCATCCTTAATCAGACTCCGGGTGCTTTTTACAACCTGGTTCAGGAAGAAGAAGCCTGTATAACGAAAGAATTAAATTTACGTTATGTGATCTTTGGGGGAGAAGCATTAAGCCCGGGCAAATTGAAAAGCTGGCATGAGCAGTATCCTGCTGTTAAACTGATTAATATGTTCGGGATTACAGAAACTACTGTTCACGTCACTTATAAAGAGATTGGAGCTTTCGAGATCCAGCATAACATTAGTAATATCGGGACTCCGATCCCAACCTTATCCGTTTATATTTTCGATGAAAACCAACGCTTGCTTCCGCAGGGCGTGATTGGTGAATTGTATGTTGGCGGAGCTGGGGTAGCCAGAGGATATCTGGGCAGAGACGAACTTAATGCAGTGAAATTTATAACAAATCCTTACCGCCCCGAAGAAAGATTGTACAGATCAGGAGATCTGGTTCGGGCGCTTGAAAACGGAGAACTGGAATATATGGGTAGAAATGATGATCAGGTTAAGATCAGAGGGTTCAGAATTGAACTTGATGAGATTGCTTTCCAGTTATCGGAATATGATCAGATTAAAAAATCTACAGTTGTTGTTGGCGAAAGAGAAGGTGAAAAATATATTGCTGCTTATTACGTGTCGGCGGATGAAATTCCGGTAAGCGAACTCAGATGTTTTCTGCTGGATAGATTACCTGATTACATGATGCCTGCCTACTTTATCAGCATGGATCATATTCCATTAACAGGGAATGGCAAAGTAGATAAAAAAGCACTGCCATCAGTAAATGGTTCCATTGTACATGCCTATGAAGGTGCTTCAAATGCAGTGGAAGCAGATTTACAAAGTATATGGGCTGCTGTTTTAAAATTAGATCAGGAGGCAATCAGTGTAACCCGGAGCTTTTTTGAACTGGGTGGTCACTCGCTGAAAGCAGCAGTTCTGGTGAACCGCATCAGTAAAGAATTGGGTGTACAGCTAAAACTGAAAGACATTTTCAGAAGTCAGACGATCCGGGAAATGAGTTTACTCATCAATAGTTCGGTTCAGCCGGTGCCTGCTGGCATTCCAACTGCTCTGGCTAAGGCATGTTATGTTTTATCTGCTGCACAAAAGCGGATGTACTTCTTATATCAACTGGATAAAAATTCTGTTGCTTATAACATGCCGCAGTTTATCAGGATGGAAGGTGAATTGGATACCATTCGTTTACGTAAAGCCTTAAAAGCTTTGGTAGAACGCCATGAAAGTTTGCGTACAGTATTTGGAATGGAGCAGGATGAGCCTGTTCAGTATATACTAAAAGAAAGTAATTTTGAATTAGTTCATACTATAACCAGGGAAGTAACTACAAGACTGGCTGATTTTGTTAAACCTTTCAACCTTGAATCCGGCCCGTTGCTGCGTGCAGAATTGATCAGCATCGGCAATACTGAACATGTGCTGGCTATAGATATGCACCATATTGTAACTGATGGGGTTTCCAATGGTCTGCTGGTACATGATTTTATGCAGCTTTATCAAGGTTTGAACCTTACAAGTCTAAATATTCAATACAAAGATTACGCAGAATGGCAGCAAAGTGAAGCCAGGCAGCATGTACTGGCCACTCAAAAAGAATTCTGGTTAGCTGCTTATGCGGCAGAAACCAACCAGCTGAACTTACCTTCTGACTATCCGCGTCCACAGGTTAAACAGCATGACGGGGACTGTATCAGTTTTACACTGGATCACGGCATAACCAGTGGATTGCAGCAATTAGGCAGTACTGAAGGTGCCACGATGTACATGATCCTGTTATCATTTTACAACATCCTGTTAGGGAAACTAGGCAATACGGCCGATGTGGTTGTTGGCAGTCCGGTTGCAGGCCGTGAACATGCAGATCTGGAAGGAATTATGGGCATGTTTGCCAATACGCTTGCGTTGCGCAGTTATCCCGAAGGAACTAAGACTTACCGCGATTATCTGTCAGAAGTGAAACAGGTTGCTTTGCAATGTTTTGACAACCAGGGATATCAGTATGAAGACCTGGTGAGCAGCCTGAAAATTGACCGCGATACCAGCCGTAACCCATTATTCGATGTCATGTTTTCTTATGATAATTTTGAGAACGAAGGATTGGAATTGCCTGGTCTGAAAATCAGTCAGCTCAGCGGCGTACATCATATTTCCAAGTTTGACCTGACCTTGTCGGCGCGGCAAGGCGATGGAATGCTGCATTTGCAATTTGATTACAGTACTGCTTTATACAGCCGCGAAAGGATTAGCCGTTATGCGGCTTATTTCCAGCGGATCGCTGCTGCGGTTCTGGCAGATACAAACACAACGCTTTCCGCTATTAACTTACTGAGCAAAGCGGAAGAAAAAGAACAATTAGAAGTATTCAATAACACGACCGTACCGTATCCGCAGGATAAAACGCTGATCGATTTATTCGAAGCGCAAGTTGCAAGAACACCAGATCATATTGCCCTGCGCTGCGCATCGGGCACGCTGAGCTATAAAGAATTCAATAAAAAGGCAGACCAGTTTGCCTCTTATCTGAAGGCAGTCGCCCATATAAAACCCGGCGAACTGGTAGGAATTTTACTGGAAAGAGAAGAATACCTGATGTTATCCATTTATGGGATATTGAAAGCAGGTGCAGCTTATGTGCCAATTGACCCGCATTCACCCGCAGATCGCATCAACACTATCATTTCAGTTTCTGGAATCAGTGCGCTGGTCAGCCGTAGCCGTTATTACCAGAACAAAGATCTTGTAATAGCAGGAATGCTGATTGATCTGGACAATTGTGAGGAAACAATCCATACACAGTCCATCGTTAAAATAACTGCACCACGCAGTACAGATCTTGCTTATGTAATTTATACTTCCGGTTCAACCGGAGTCCCTAAAGGAGTAATGGTTGAACACCATTCGGTAGTTAACAGGCTAGTCTGGATGCAGAAAATGTACCCGATCAATGAAACGGATGTCCTGCTTCAGAAAACCCCTGTTGTATTTGATGTGTCGGTCTGGGAACTTTTCTGGTGGTCATTTACCGGAGCCTCGTTATGCCTTTTACGTCCCGGCGCAGAAAAAGAACCAGAAGAACTGATTTCAGAAATCGCAGCCAATAAAATTACGGTACTTCACTTTGTACCACCCATGTTGCAAGCGTTCCTGATGTTTTTGGAACGTGATCCTATGCTTAAAGCAGTAGCCGGTGTGGATAAAGTATTTGCCAGTGGAGAAGCGCTGAAGCCTGAACAAGTACAAGCTTTCAAAAAAACAATGTATAGCGCACATAACAGCAGGCTGATCAATATGTATGGCCCTACAGAAGCTACGGTGGAAGTGAGTTATCATGAAATAGATTTTGAAGCCGCCAACACGATCATCCCTATCGGCAAGCCAATTGATAATATCCGCTTATATATTGTAGACCAGTATAACAAGCTGGTTCCAAAAGGCGTAAATGGTGAACTGTGTATTGCAGGAGCCGGACTGGCCAGAGGTTATCTGAACAGTGAGGAACTAACTGCACAGAAATTCATCGCTAATCCATGGGAACCCGGAGAACGCCTTTACAAAACAGGTGATGTCGCTTACTGGTTGGAAACAGGTGAAATTGCTTATACCGGACGAATCGACTTCCAGGTTAAACTCAGAGGTTACCGGATCGATTGCGGAGAGATCGAAAGTCACCTGCAAAACTATCCGGGATTACAGGAACCCATAGTACTGCTCAAAGAAGATGGAGACACAAAATATCTGGCGGCCTATTATGTTGCCCCTTCAGAGATTGCAGAAGAAGCTTTAACCAATTTCTTGTCAGAAAAGATCCCGGCTTATATGATCCCTGCACATTACGTACAGCTGGATAAATTACCGCTCACTACCAGTGGTAAAGTGGACAGAAAGGCTTTACCAGACCCGCAACTCCATTTGAAGATTACTTACATCAAACCAATTAATCAAATACAAAGAGATCTGGTCAGCATCTGGTCAGAAGTGCTGAACAAGAATACAGCAGATATTTCTGCGAATGCGAACTTCTTTGATCTTGGAGGAAATTCCCTGAGCCTGATGAAACTCGTTAACCGGATCAATCAGCATTTTGATGCGAATCTAACCGTAGCGAATATGTTCAGATACCCGGTGATCTCACTGATCGCAGAATTTTTATCAGTTCCGGATATACAGTTCGGAGCTATAGAAGCAGATATCCAGGATGATCTGGATCAAATGAATGAAGTTATTGGATTATTAAATCATAATTAA
- a CDS encoding non-ribosomal peptide synthetase has translation MRIDEYITNLRKVNQITIHVVDQVLKLKAPDHALTPQLIEEIKARKAEILEFFSKANTGDKLSAIPAAATKSSYVLSAAQKRMYFLYELDQSSVAYNMPQFIKLEGKVNVTRLAEALRNLVKRHESLRTIFRIEQDEPVQYILEESDFGMVHTLTEDADPVLANFVKPFDLHTGPLLRAELISTSTGVHILAIDMPHIVTDGVSNVLLVRDFIQLYQGLKLEGLTIHYKDYAEWQQSEGRQTVLAAQKEFWLTAYAEETNQLNLPSDFPRPQLKQHAGDTVKFTLDSTITAGLLRLSAEQGVTMYMILLSFYKILLGRLANTADVVVGSPVAGREHTDLEGIIGMFANTLPIRSYPEGAKTYQDYLAELKQISLQCFENQSYQYEELVNNLKIDRDTSRNPLFDVMFSYENFGDDSLELPGLIISPYQSNHYISKFDLTLSASQQGETLHLQFDYSTSLYNKERISRYVTYFQKIAVAVLEDVTVKISAINLLSKEEVEEQLETFNMTAIAYPREQTLLDLFSAQVLRTPGHIAVVHENSELSYQELEARANQLANYLRSKGVSTATHVAILVERSVEMIIGLLGILKAGAVYIPLHNNQPLSHQQQIIAESKSEFLLCSSAVAANYRQLKTLNIDDDLILEQSTADLNLALSPEAIAYIIYTSGTTGKPNGVLVNHRSVVNLLAYQQQVFGIDSEESILQFATLSFDASVEQIWLALHTGAKLVLISTAVITDQAKWNAYLIRHKITHLHATPSFLEQMDLPMPNHIKRIIAGGEECSPHLANRFCEDYKFYNEYGPTETTVTAVEYEVKEKIALDNKVPIGRPVGNTKVYILGANRELLPKGVTGELYIGGDGLTQGYFNAEALTSARFIPNPYATGELIYKTGDLVRWLEDGNLVYLGRNDEQVKIRGFRIELGEIECQLLKHEDIQHAVVTVYTNGHEKYLAAYYVSPGVLTDYELRSFLGSKIPDYMIPASFIRLESIPLNANGKIDKKALPDPVMNLKEDYVAPANPTEMQLVEIWSSLLQLEPALISVNKSFFELGGHSLKAVTMVNKIRSQMNVEVSLKQIFQMTSIQEISNYIANELWLKSTMDHTLNEEFILD, from the coding sequence ATGAGAATAGACGAATACATAACCAATTTGAGGAAGGTTAATCAAATCACCATTCATGTTGTTGACCAGGTGTTGAAGCTGAAAGCTCCTGACCATGCGTTAACCCCACAGCTTATTGAAGAGATCAAAGCTCGGAAAGCAGAGATCCTGGAATTTTTTTCCAAAGCTAATACTGGCGATAAACTGTCTGCTATTCCTGCCGCGGCCACTAAAAGTTCTTATGTTTTATCCGCTGCACAGAAACGCATGTATTTTTTATATGAGCTTGATCAAAGTTCTGTGGCTTATAATATGCCACAATTCATCAAGCTGGAAGGAAAAGTTAATGTGACACGTCTGGCTGAAGCTTTAAGAAATCTGGTAAAGCGTCACGAAAGTTTGCGTACCATATTTCGTATAGAACAGGATGAACCTGTACAATATATTCTGGAAGAAAGCGACTTTGGAATGGTACATACACTGACCGAAGACGCAGATCCGGTACTGGCAAATTTTGTCAAACCATTTGATCTTCATACTGGCCCTTTATTGCGTGCAGAATTGATCAGTACCAGTACTGGAGTACATATACTGGCTATCGATATGCCACATATCGTTACCGACGGAGTTTCTAATGTTTTGCTGGTTCGTGATTTTATACAGCTTTATCAGGGCTTAAAGCTTGAAGGGCTGACTATACATTACAAGGATTATGCAGAATGGCAGCAAAGTGAAGGCAGGCAAACTGTACTGGCTGCTCAAAAAGAATTCTGGTTAACTGCTTATGCAGAAGAAACTAACCAGTTGAATCTGCCCTCAGACTTTCCACGTCCACAGCTTAAACAACATGCAGGAGACACGGTCAAATTTACGCTGGACAGTACCATAACAGCTGGCTTACTGCGATTAAGCGCAGAACAAGGCGTAACGATGTATATGATCCTGTTATCTTTTTATAAGATTTTGCTGGGCAGGCTCGCTAATACAGCCGATGTGGTTGTAGGCAGTCCGGTTGCTGGCCGTGAACATACAGATCTGGAAGGAATTATAGGCATGTTTGCCAATACGCTCCCCATACGCAGTTATCCTGAAGGGGCTAAAACTTATCAGGATTATCTGGCAGAATTAAAGCAGATTTCTTTGCAATGTTTTGAAAATCAGTCCTATCAATATGAAGAGCTGGTGAACAACTTAAAAATTGACCGTGATACCAGCCGCAACCCATTATTTGACGTGATGTTCTCTTATGAGAACTTCGGAGATGATAGTCTGGAACTTCCTGGTTTAATTATAAGTCCTTATCAAAGCAATCATTATATTTCAAAGTTTGACCTGACTTTATCAGCTTCCCAGCAAGGTGAAACACTGCACCTTCAATTCGACTATAGTACTTCACTGTATAACAAGGAAAGGATTAGCCGTTATGTCACTTATTTCCAAAAGATAGCAGTTGCGGTTCTGGAAGATGTAACCGTGAAAATATCCGCGATCAACCTGTTGAGTAAAGAAGAGGTCGAAGAACAATTGGAGACTTTCAATATGACCGCAATAGCCTATCCACGTGAACAAACGCTGCTTGATTTATTCAGTGCACAGGTTTTACGTACACCGGGTCACATCGCAGTCGTTCATGAAAACTCGGAATTAAGCTATCAGGAACTAGAGGCACGTGCCAATCAGCTTGCAAATTACCTCAGGTCAAAAGGAGTTTCAACAGCTACGCATGTTGCCATTTTGGTGGAACGTTCGGTAGAAATGATCATTGGCCTGCTGGGGATATTGAAAGCAGGAGCAGTCTATATCCCATTGCACAATAATCAGCCTTTAAGCCATCAGCAGCAGATTATAGCAGAAAGTAAATCTGAATTTTTACTATGCTCTTCTGCCGTAGCAGCAAACTATCGGCAGCTTAAAACCTTAAATATTGATGATGACCTGATTCTGGAGCAAAGTACAGCGGATCTTAATTTAGCATTATCGCCGGAAGCTATAGCTTACATTATTTATACCTCCGGTACAACTGGAAAACCAAATGGTGTGCTGGTCAATCACCGTTCAGTGGTGAACCTGCTGGCTTATCAGCAACAAGTTTTTGGCATAGATTCAGAAGAGTCAATTCTACAGTTTGCAACACTCAGTTTCGACGCTTCTGTAGAACAAATCTGGCTGGCACTGCATACCGGGGCAAAACTGGTATTAATCAGTACCGCAGTAATTACGGATCAGGCGAAATGGAATGCTTATCTGATTCGTCACAAAATCACCCATTTACATGCTACTCCCTCATTTCTTGAACAAATGGATCTGCCAATGCCAAATCATATCAAACGCATTATTGCAGGTGGTGAAGAATGTTCTCCACATCTGGCAAACAGATTTTGTGAAGATTATAAATTCTACAATGAATACGGGCCTACAGAAACCACTGTAACCGCGGTAGAATACGAGGTTAAAGAAAAAATAGCATTGGATAATAAAGTCCCTATAGGCCGTCCGGTGGGTAATACCAAAGTCTATATTCTGGGTGCAAACAGAGAACTATTACCTAAAGGAGTTACAGGAGAACTGTATATCGGAGGCGACGGGCTCACTCAGGGATATTTTAATGCAGAAGCACTGACCAGTGCGCGGTTCATTCCTAACCCTTATGCAACAGGAGAACTGATCTATAAAACAGGAGATCTGGTTAGATGGCTGGAAGATGGGAACCTGGTTTACCTGGGCAGAAATGATGAGCAGGTAAAAATCAGAGGTTTCAGAATAGAACTGGGGGAGATTGAGTGCCAGTTGTTAAAACATGAAGACATACAACATGCAGTGGTTACAGTGTACACGAATGGCCATGAAAAATACCTTGCAGCCTATTACGTATCACCCGGTGTCCTGACTGATTATGAACTCAGAAGTTTTCTGGGAAGCAAGATTCCTGATTATATGATTCCTGCAAGCTTTATCAGGCTGGAAAGTATTCCTTTAAATGCAAACGGGAAAATCGACAAGAAAGCTTTACCAGATCCTGTCATGAATTTAAAAGAGGATTATGTCGCACCAGCTAACCCAACGGAAATGCAGCTGGTAGAAATCTGGTCTTCCCTACTTCAACTGGAACCAGCATTGATCAGTGTCAATAAGAGCTTCTTTGAACTCGGCGGCCATTCTTTAAAAGCAGTGACGATGGTCAACAAAATCAGAAGCCAGATGAATGTTGAAGTGTCATTGAAACAGATTTTTCAAATGACAAGTATACAGGAGATTTCCAATTATATAGCCAATGAACTTTGGTTAAAATCGACCATGGACCACACCTTGAATGAGGAATTTATTTTAGACTAA